One region of Elusimicrobiota bacterium genomic DNA includes:
- a CDS encoding serine protease, with product MVSNGRLDCALFKRFIWIGFLICFVNLPLQAEQNVREAVVKIYTTFNRYNYQEPWQMKGQEQGVGSGCIISGKRILTCAHVVSDYTYIEVKRAEETKKYPAKVEIIANDCDLAILRVDDNQFFSDKKPLEFGTLPISGDRVKAYGFPTGGDEICTTEGVVSRIEHIFYTFNQSWLLGCQFDAAINPGNSGGPVVNKDGKMIGVAFQAGGGENISYMVSMPVINHFLKDIEDGKYDGIPGDYIIVQTMENPAMREKYKMSKDQSGVLVMKVTPNSPASDILKTEDVILSYDNNKISNDGKVEFRKGEKTAYDYIYQNKFINDKVKIELLRDSKVMDVEMKLWASMNALRLVPPPQYDVAPTYYIYGGLVFEPLTSNLFRDLGSISISIIPLANYFFSGELLTEGRKQIIVLTKILSDEVNTGYATGYNPLPLFEVISSVNGIKISTMNDLINAFENFNGKYVTIIDERGFKIVLDKDEVDKNKQNILKKYKIISDRSADLIGKK from the coding sequence ATGGTCAGTAATGGCAGGCTTGATTGTGCTTTGTTTAAACGGTTTATTTGGATTGGGTTTTTAATTTGTTTTGTTAATTTACCGCTCCAGGCGGAACAAAATGTCAGGGAAGCTGTGGTAAAAATATATACTACATTTAACAGGTATAATTACCAGGAACCATGGCAAATGAAAGGACAAGAACAGGGTGTAGGTTCCGGATGTATTATTAGCGGAAAAAGAATTTTAACATGTGCACATGTCGTGAGTGATTATACATATATTGAAGTAAAACGGGCAGAAGAAACTAAAAAATATCCTGCAAAAGTAGAAATAATTGCCAATGATTGCGACCTTGCTATTTTACGGGTTGATGACAACCAGTTTTTTTCTGATAAAAAACCGCTTGAATTCGGTACTCTGCCTATAAGCGGAGACAGGGTAAAAGCATATGGTTTTCCTACGGGAGGGGACGAAATATGTACTACCGAAGGAGTTGTTTCAAGAATAGAACATATCTTTTATACCTTTAACCAATCCTGGTTATTGGGCTGTCAATTTGATGCTGCAATTAACCCGGGAAATAGCGGCGGTCCGGTGGTTAACAAGGATGGAAAAATGATAGGGGTTGCATTCCAGGCAGGCGGCGGTGAAAACATCAGTTATATGGTCTCAATGCCTGTAATTAACCACTTCCTTAAAGATATTGAAGACGGGAAATATGACGGGATACCCGGAGATTATATAATTGTTCAGACAATGGAAAATCCTGCAATGCGAGAAAAATATAAAATGAGCAAAGACCAAAGCGGCGTATTAGTAATGAAGGTTACGCCCAATAGTCCGGCAAGTGATATATTAAAAACCGAAGATGTAATACTTTCATACGATAATAATAAAATCAGCAATGACGGAAAAGTAGAATTTAGAAAAGGTGAAAAAACAGCATATGATTATATATATCAAAACAAATTTATTAATGATAAGGTTAAAATTGAACTATTAAGGGACAGCAAAGTTATGGATGTTGAAATGAAATTATGGGCGTCTATGAACGCTCTTCGTTTAGTTCCGCCTCCCCAATATGATGTGGCACCGACATATTATATCTATGGCGGTCTGGTATTTGAACCCTTGACTTCAAATCTGTTCCGGGATTTGGGTTCAATATCAATATCAATTATACCTTTAGCAAATTATTTCTTTTCCGGTGAGTTATTAACGGAAGGGAGAAAACAGATAATAGTTCTGACTAAAATTCTTTCTGATGAAGTTAATACCGGGTATGCAACAGGATATAATCCTTTACCTCTGTTCGAAGTAATTTCATCTGTAAACGGAATAAAAATTTCAACAATGAACGACTTAATAAATGCTTTTGAAAACTTTAACGGGAAATATGTTACTATAATAGATGAAAGGGGTTTTAAGATAGTTTTAGATAAAGACGAAGTTGATAAAAATAAACAAAATATACTTAAAAAATACAAAATTATTTCTGACAGGTCAGCAGATTTGATTGGTAAAAAGTGA
- a CDS encoding pentapeptide repeat-containing protein, whose translation MSKPITEEKIFEKIDFSKKQPDKGDYENCKFVNCSFSNADLSDINFSECEFNSCDLSMAKMTKMSLKDVKFKECKLLGLHFENCNDFLFAVSFENCILNLSSFHKLELKKTTFKNCSLRTVDFAECNLSGSVFDNCDLIGAIFERTVLEKADFLTSFNYSINPEINWIKKAKFSLAGIAGLLDKYDIEIE comes from the coding sequence ATGAGCAAACCAATTACTGAAGAAAAGATTTTTGAAAAAATTGATTTTTCGAAAAAACAGCCGGATAAGGGCGATTACGAAAACTGTAAATTCGTAAATTGTTCTTTTTCAAATGCCGATTTATCTGATATTAATTTTTCGGAATGTGAATTCAATAGTTGTGATTTGAGCATGGCAAAAATGACTAAAATGTCTCTCAAAGACGTTAAATTCAAGGAATGTAAACTATTAGGATTACATTTCGAAAATTGCAATGATTTCCTGTTTGCCGTCAGTTTCGAAAATTGTATTTTAAACCTTTCCTCATTTCACAAGCTGGAACTAAAAAAAACAACATTCAAAAACTGCAGTCTTAGAACGGTGGATTTTGCTGAATGCAATTTAAGCGGTTCAGTTTTTGACAATTGTGACTTGATCGGTGCGATATTTGAAAGAACAGTATTAGAAAAAGCAGATTTTCTGACATCATTTAATTATTCAATCAACCCAGAAATAAATTGGATAAAAAAAGCAAAATTCTCGCTGGCAGGAATTGCCGGACTTTTGGATAAATACGATATTGAAATAGAATAG
- the surE gene encoding 5'/3'-nucleotidase SurE translates to MRILVSNDDGYYGFGLKPLITAMKKLGEVFVIVPDTQMSASSHSITINKPLRLIPKGKDIYTLTGTPADCVRFGIIGILKHQIDMVVSGINDGPNLGDDCIYSGTVAAAREGAMLGLPSFAVSLVPDGKNNFKIAAGFAEKIIKKALKYKIPKDTFLNINVPDSKDIKGIKLTKMGKRIYNEEVEKKTNSKGHNYYWLTGKCVTGYSVEGTDIFAIDRNYVSVTPLKVNQTDLSCLANLKKLKF, encoded by the coding sequence ATGAGAATTTTAGTTTCAAATGATGACGGATATTACGGTTTTGGACTTAAACCATTAATAACAGCTATGAAAAAGCTGGGTGAGGTTTTTGTTATAGTGCCTGATACCCAAATGAGCGCTTCGAGTCATTCAATTACCATAAACAAACCGCTTCGTCTTATTCCAAAGGGAAAAGATATCTATACTCTTACCGGTACGCCGGCTGACTGTGTCAGGTTCGGGATAATAGGTATACTAAAACATCAGATTGATATGGTAGTTTCGGGCATTAACGACGGTCCCAATCTTGGCGATGATTGTATATATTCCGGTACTGTTGCTGCTGCCAGGGAAGGTGCGATGCTGGGTTTGCCGTCTTTTGCTGTTTCACTTGTCCCTGATGGCAAAAATAATTTTAAAATTGCTGCTGGTTTCGCCGAAAAAATCATAAAAAAAGCGTTAAAATATAAAATACCTAAAGATACCTTCCTTAATATAAATGTTCCCGACAGTAAAGATATAAAAGGAATAAAACTGACAAAAATGGGGAAAAGAATTTATAATGAAGAAGTTGAAAAAAAAACCAATTCTAAAGGACATAATTATTACTGGTTAACAGGCAAATGTGTTACGGGTTATTCTGTAGAAGGCACCGATATTTTTGCCATAGACAGAAATTATGTCTCAGTTACACCGCTTAAAGTTAACCAAACTGATTTATCCTGTCTTGCCAACCTTAAAAAACTGAAATTTTAA
- a CDS encoding HypC/HybG/HupF family hydrogenase formation chaperone: protein MCLAIPGKVISIDGKIANVDFSGLTRKVGLDLLPNVKCGDYIIVHAGFAIQIIGAKDAKERIEIFKKIYND, encoded by the coding sequence ATGTGTTTAGCTATTCCGGGAAAGGTAATTTCTATAGATGGTAAAATCGCTAATGTAGACTTTAGCGGATTAACAAGAAAAGTCGGGTTAGACCTTCTGCCTAATGTAAAATGCGGTGACTATATTATAGTACACGCGGGTTTTGCTATACAAATTATCGGCGCAAAAGACGCTAAAGAACGGATAGAAATATTTAAGAAGATTTACAATGACTAA
- the hypE gene encoding hydrogenase expression/formation protein HypE has protein sequence MDNKKITLSDGSGGKSTHNLIKNFILKKLGNPILNRMDDSAVLNPNSLISNPLISKLVFTTDSYVIKPIFFPGGDIGKLCICGTVNDLSVMGAKPLYISLSAIIEDGLEIEKLEKIVSSIAETSKKAGVQIVCGDTKVVEKGAADEIFITTSGIGVIDKKLSISGHNAVTGDIIIISGTIADHGIAVLNARQELGFKGKLESDVAPLNNLIEKMLKAGEIHVMRDPTRGGLATTLNEITEQSNTGIEIYENKIPIKKPVKSACDILGLDPLYVANEGKVIAIVQEKDAQKILSAMKKHPLGKNAEIIGKVISKPKDVLLKTKIGGSRILQMLESDQLPRIC, from the coding sequence ATGGACAATAAAAAAATAACCCTATCTGACGGTTCCGGCGGTAAATCAACTCATAATCTGATAAAAAATTTCATCCTGAAAAAACTCGGCAATCCCATATTGAACCGTATGGATGATTCTGCCGTCCTTAATCCTAATTCACTAATCTCTAATCCACTAATCTCTAAACTTGTTTTCACCACCGATTCTTACGTAATAAAACCCATCTTCTTCCCCGGAGGAGATATCGGCAAGCTATGTATCTGTGGTACGGTCAACGATTTATCTGTAATGGGTGCCAAACCGCTTTATATATCACTCTCGGCAATAATAGAAGATGGTCTTGAAATTGAAAAACTTGAAAAAATTGTTTCATCAATAGCTGAAACATCAAAAAAAGCAGGTGTCCAGATAGTTTGCGGTGACACAAAGGTTGTTGAAAAAGGTGCAGCGGACGAAATTTTCATAACTACATCAGGAATCGGTGTAATAGACAAAAAATTAAGTATATCCGGGCATAATGCTGTCACCGGAGACATAATAATTATCTCCGGAACGATTGCAGACCACGGTATTGCTGTCCTTAACGCCCGCCAGGAGTTAGGTTTTAAAGGAAAACTTGAAAGTGATGTAGCGCCGTTGAATAATCTTATTGAAAAAATGTTGAAAGCAGGTGAAATTCACGTAATGCGTGACCCTACCCGCGGCGGGTTGGCTACAACTTTGAACGAAATCACTGAACAATCTAATACCGGGATTGAAATTTATGAAAATAAAATCCCAATTAAAAAACCGGTAAAATCCGCCTGTGATATCCTCGGATTAGACCCGCTTTATGTTGCAAATGAAGGAAAGGTTATCGCGATTGTTCAGGAAAAGGACGCACAAAAAATATTATCGGCTATGAAGAAACACCCGCTGGGGAAAAATGCAGAAATTATCGGAAAGGTAATATCAAAGCCAAAAGACGTCCTTCTTAAAACAAAAATAGGTGGTAGTCGAATCCTGCAAATGCTTGAATCTGACCAGCTCCCAAGAATCTGCTGA
- a CDS encoding type II secretion system protein: protein METKKGFTLIELMIVVAIIGILAAIAIPKFADLIRKSKEGSTKGSLGALRSALTIYYGEMEGAYPIASVDGLANSEGVSGAPVATFSNIGGPFLTKYLDSMPSVKLGISNIGDTADIVYFNGLTAGAFASFSSGGGHRGKWWYCGSGTGEMHIGVTDTDTKGSCITSW from the coding sequence ATGGAAACGAAAAAAGGTTTTACCCTTATTGAGCTTATGATAGTAGTTGCAATTATCGGTATATTAGCGGCTATCGCAATTCCTAAATTTGCCGACCTGATTAGAAAGTCAAAAGAGGGGTCAACAAAAGGTTCGCTTGGTGCACTTCGTTCGGCACTCACAATTTATTACGGGGAGATGGAAGGGGCTTATCCTATTGCAAGTGTAGATGGTTTAGCAAACAGCGAAGGGGTTTCGGGAGCACCGGTTGCTACTTTCAGTAACATTGGTGGTCCATTTCTGACAAAGTACCTGGATAGTATGCCTTCAGTGAAGCTTGGTATTAGCAATATCGGTGATACCGCAGATATAGTTTATTTTAACGGTTTAACTGCTGGAGCATTCGCATCGTTTAGCTCAGGTGGCGGGCACAGGGGAAAGTGGTGGTATTGTGGTTCGGGAACCGGTGAAATGCATATAGGTGTTACAGATACAGATACCAAAGGCAGTTGTATAACATCCTGGTGA
- the hypD gene encoding hydrogenase formation protein HypD — translation MTNFAAKIKSLTQKLPNKCINIMEVCGTHTMAIASSGIKTILPKNISLLSGPGCPVCVTPTPIIDSAIELAKKGHIIVTFGDMLRVPGSSSSLEKEKSNGCDIKIVYSCLDTIEIAKKNPKKEVIFVGVGFETTSPTIAATVKIAKNENIKNFSVIPAFKVIPPAMKVILEQKKVRIDGFLLPGHVSTIIGSKPYKFITEKYRIPSVITGFEPSDVLEGISLILKQIISKNPRIEIQYKRVVKETGNPFAVKLLYSVFEETDSQWRGIGVIKDSGLKFRKEYEQFDALRKFKLKIKPAKESTKCLCGKILTGIAKPHQCGYFGKKCTPTNPIGPCMVSSEGTCAAYYKYGQ, via the coding sequence ATGACTAACTTCGCTGCCAAAATTAAATCACTTACTCAAAAACTCCCTAACAAGTGCATTAACATCATGGAAGTTTGCGGGACACATACAATGGCGATCGCTTCGTCAGGAATAAAAACTATTCTTCCCAAAAATATAAGCTTACTTTCAGGTCCCGGCTGTCCTGTTTGCGTTACCCCGACACCAATTATTGATTCTGCGATTGAACTTGCCAAAAAAGGACATATAATTGTCACTTTTGGCGATATGTTACGTGTTCCAGGCAGTAGTTCATCGCTTGAAAAAGAAAAATCAAACGGCTGTGATATAAAAATTGTTTATTCTTGTCTTGATACTATTGAAATTGCCAAAAAAAACCCGAAAAAAGAAGTAATTTTTGTAGGTGTCGGCTTTGAAACCACTTCGCCGACAATAGCCGCAACTGTAAAAATCGCTAAAAATGAAAATATAAAAAATTTTTCTGTAATACCGGCTTTTAAGGTAATACCTCCTGCAATGAAAGTAATTCTTGAACAAAAAAAAGTGAGAATTGACGGTTTTTTACTGCCGGGACACGTATCAACTATCATCGGGTCTAAACCGTATAAATTTATCACTGAAAAATATAGAATCCCGTCAGTAATAACCGGTTTTGAGCCGTCTGACGTTTTAGAAGGAATCTCGCTTATACTTAAACAAATTATATCTAAAAATCCGCGAATAGAAATACAATACAAAAGAGTAGTCAAAGAGACCGGGAATCCTTTTGCGGTAAAACTTTTATACTCAGTTTTTGAAGAAACAGATTCGCAATGGCGCGGGATTGGTGTTATAAAGGATTCCGGGTTAAAATTCAGGAAAGAATACGAACAGTTTGATGCGTTAAGAAAATTTAAACTAAAAATTAAACCCGCAAAAGAATCAACAAAATGTTTATGCGGTAAAATACTGACAGGAATTGCCAAGCCACACCAGTGCGGGTATTTCGGCAAAAAATGTACGCCGACAAACCCTATCGGTCCCTGTATGGTTTCATCGGAAGGCACCTGTGCAGCATATTATAAATATGGACAATAA